The following proteins come from a genomic window of Deinococcus sp. KSM4-11:
- a CDS encoding esterase family protein, which yields MDEPVGLVTVDTRDPHGGPGLTVHSVDSSLLGRAWHYSLYQPPGPVQEPLPLLYLLHGRGGNHTSWADNSKVLEAMDARIRAGTLPAVRAVMPDFGSSWYVDADEPLERAFFADLLPHVEAQVGPPAGRILAGVSMGGYGALRYALTRPHLFGAAMLLSPAIYAGLPPAGSSARRLPAFGTPFRDARWQALNYPRVLSGLSTVPTRFFIAAGDSEFRHPSPAANAEVQAALLHARLTGRGASSHLRIVRGGHDWDVWHPAFLEGLGCVLTPGADL from the coding sequence ATGGATGAACCGGTGGGGCTGGTCACCGTCGACACGCGGGACCCCCACGGTGGCCCCGGCCTGACGGTTCACAGCGTCGACAGTTCGCTGCTCGGCCGGGCATGGCACTACAGCCTGTACCAGCCGCCCGGGCCGGTGCAGGAGCCCCTGCCGCTGCTCTACCTCCTGCACGGCCGCGGCGGGAATCACACCTCATGGGCGGACAACAGCAAGGTGCTGGAGGCCATGGACGCCCGGATCCGGGCCGGCACCCTGCCCGCGGTTCGCGCGGTGATGCCGGACTTCGGGTCGAGCTGGTACGTCGACGCCGACGAGCCTCTCGAGCGGGCCTTTTTCGCTGACCTGCTGCCCCACGTCGAGGCCCAGGTCGGCCCGCCCGCCGGACGCATCCTGGCCGGGGTCTCCATGGGCGGCTACGGAGCGCTGCGCTACGCCCTGACACGTCCGCACCTGTTCGGCGCGGCCATGTTGCTGAGTCCGGCGATTTACGCGGGGCTCCCGCCCGCCGGGTCGAGCGCCCGCCGCCTGCCGGCATTCGGGACGCCCTTTCGGGACGCACGCTGGCAAGCGCTGAACTATCCGCGCGTTCTGTCTGGCCTCTCCACGGTGCCCACCCGCTTCTTTATCGCCGCGGGGGACTCGGAGTTCCGGCACCCGTCCCCTGCGGCCAACGCCGAGGTTCAGGCGGCGCTTCTGCACGCCCGCCTGACCGGACGCGGCGCTTCGTCGCACCTGCGTATCGTTCGGGGGGGTCACGACTGGGACGTGTGGCACCCCGCCTTCCTTGAGGGTCTCGGGTGTGTCCTCACTCCAGGAGCTGACCTGTGA
- a CDS encoding CoA ester lyase produces the protein MLFVPGSDERKLAKIGTLGAEALLLDLEDGVAPSAKALAREQVARSLQSAPPGLHVWVRVNAADSPDLYDDLHAVIQPGVEGINLPKVESPDELRRVDWLIGELERRRGVAPGGIQLMATLETVRGVRAADAIAAASPRVVGLCFGAADYSRDLGLAWPPPDGQLSLAVLHAKVALVEASALAGLEPPHDGASGNFRDLERLRSEAEAARALGFSGKHAIHPAQLPVIEDVFAPSAAELEWARRVSEGYEVHAAEGTGAFALEGTMVDAPVAARARALLRRALRQASR, from the coding sequence ATGTTGTTCGTGCCCGGCAGTGATGAGCGCAAGCTCGCCAAGATCGGCACCTTGGGCGCCGAGGCGCTGCTGCTCGACCTGGAGGATGGCGTGGCGCCATCGGCCAAGGCCCTGGCCCGCGAGCAGGTGGCCCGCTCCCTGCAGTCCGCCCCGCCCGGCCTGCATGTCTGGGTGCGGGTCAACGCGGCCGACTCGCCGGACCTGTACGACGACCTGCACGCGGTGATCCAGCCGGGTGTGGAGGGCATCAACCTGCCGAAGGTCGAGTCGCCTGACGAGCTCCGGCGGGTGGACTGGCTGATCGGCGAACTCGAACGGCGCCGGGGCGTTGCTCCCGGGGGCATCCAGCTGATGGCCACCCTCGAGACGGTGCGGGGCGTGCGGGCGGCGGATGCCATTGCGGCCGCCAGTCCACGGGTGGTAGGGCTCTGCTTCGGCGCTGCCGACTACAGCCGTGATCTTGGCCTGGCCTGGCCTCCCCCGGACGGGCAGCTGAGCCTCGCGGTGCTCCACGCCAAGGTGGCCCTGGTGGAGGCGTCGGCACTCGCCGGGCTGGAACCCCCGCACGATGGGGCGTCCGGAAATTTCCGCGATCTGGAGCGGCTGCGGAGTGAGGCCGAGGCAGCGCGCGCCCTGGGCTTCAGCGGCAAGCATGCCATCCATCCAGCCCAACTGCCCGTGATCGAGGACGTCTTCGCTCCGTCGGCCGCCGAACTGGAGTGGGCCCGACGCGTCAGCGAGGGGTACGAGGTACACGCGGCGGAGGGCACCGGCGCGTTTGCTCTGGAGGGCACGATGGTCGATGCTCCAGTCGCGGCGCGGGCCCGCGCCCTGCTGCGGCGCGCCTTACGGCAGGCGTCCCGGTGA
- a CDS encoding sugar ABC transporter substrate-binding protein, whose protein sequence is MKRLTLITAVLLTAVQPGIHAQAQTPVKLRFVSLAWQTQAIAATKAAIAECDAKDAAYTIDYQQVSWDSIQDYLTTSFEAKNVPDIFHYESTEVMEFGDRGYLTDLSKLIPAEMKADVAKGAWATVTADNGAVYGVPFLWESLITLYNKDLFKKAGIRPPTVAKPWSWEEFQAASKKLTLDTNGDGKTDQFGSAFGLRSPTNRILNLALGFGGDYFYKSGNKYVVKVGDKEKALLKILLNMHYTDKSASPDGLTAQSPELFNGFFTGKYAMLPGIGVWARQTIAESGPPGLNWGVLPPIKAVTQDQGSATQTLSIPTVSTHKKEAMQFISCFVNRVNNGKLAAGDWLFPTRMSSLRGVPFQTEANGWKTATESAKYLTMAPFQEVKGFTEVKSKVLTPTFQQLLANRISLDDAAKQIEQQGNEILAKYYK, encoded by the coding sequence ATCGCCGCGACCAAGGCCGCGATCGCGGAGTGTGACGCCAAGGACGCCGCGTACACGATCGACTACCAGCAGGTCTCCTGGGACTCCATCCAGGACTACCTCACCACGTCCTTCGAGGCCAAGAACGTGCCGGACATCTTCCACTACGAGTCCACCGAGGTGATGGAATTCGGCGACCGCGGGTACCTCACGGACCTGTCGAAGCTAATCCCGGCGGAAATGAAGGCGGACGTCGCCAAGGGCGCGTGGGCCACCGTGACGGCCGACAACGGCGCGGTCTATGGCGTGCCCTTCCTGTGGGAGTCGCTGATTACGCTGTACAACAAAGACCTCTTCAAGAAAGCCGGGATCCGCCCTCCCACGGTGGCCAAGCCGTGGAGCTGGGAGGAATTCCAGGCCGCGTCGAAGAAGCTCACGCTGGATACCAACGGCGACGGCAAGACCGACCAGTTTGGTTCGGCCTTCGGCCTGCGTTCGCCCACCAACCGCATCCTGAACCTCGCGCTGGGCTTCGGCGGCGATTACTTCTACAAGAGCGGCAACAAATATGTCGTGAAGGTCGGCGACAAGGAAAAAGCGCTGCTGAAGATTCTCTTGAACATGCACTACACCGATAAATCCGCGTCGCCGGACGGTCTGACGGCGCAGAGTCCGGAACTGTTCAACGGCTTCTTCACCGGCAAGTACGCGATGCTGCCGGGAATCGGCGTGTGGGCGCGGCAGACCATCGCGGAAAGTGGCCCCCCCGGCCTGAACTGGGGTGTGTTGCCGCCCATCAAGGCGGTGACGCAGGATCAGGGTTCCGCCACCCAGACGCTGAGCATCCCGACCGTATCGACCCACAAGAAAGAGGCGATGCAGTTCATCAGCTGCTTTGTCAACCGCGTGAACAACGGCAAGCTCGCGGCCGGCGACTGGCTCTTCCCGACGCGCATGTCCTCGCTGCGGGGCGTGCCCTTCCAGACCGAGGCCAACGGCTGGAAGACCGCGACCGAGTCGGCGAAGTACCTGACCATGGCGCCGTTCCAGGAGGTCAAGGGCTTCACCGAGGTCAAGAGCAAGGTGCTCACGCCCACCTTCCAGCAGCTCCTCGCGAACCGCATCTCGCTGGATGACGCGGCCAAGCAGATCGAGCAGCAGGGCAACGAGATCCTCGCGAAGTACTACAAGTGA
- a CDS encoding ADP-ribosylglycohydrolase family protein: MSVRITWLALEERLEHEFRQLREEGLDPGELERAWAELEGAPAATRREGAGALLDRARELTSVHDDGEAPLLLEGQPAPSLDRSDLLRRLHAGWTGRMAGCLLGKPVEKIPREGIRELLQSGGQWPLDDYFTARGIPHEVLARWPWNRASAPTSLRETITCMPEDDDINYAMLNLAVLEGAGLDFTTEDVATAWLSMMPVLTTFTAERVAYQNLLEKREPPETARHRNPYREWIGAQIRADVWGWAAPGDPALAAALARRDAQLSHTGNGVYAEMWVAAMVAAAFTHADVRAVVEAGLRVIPHGSRLAEAVRFALELPGQTQDWEGALDLLQARYGHYHWVHAINNAALVAAALLYGDGDYSTSICLAVMGGWDTDCNGATVGSIVGTLTGEVPARWSDPLRGEVRSSLRGFDHARIDDLAARTLAVIPQPVAVIR, translated from the coding sequence GTGAGCGTCCGGATCACCTGGCTCGCGCTGGAGGAGCGTCTGGAACATGAGTTCCGGCAGCTGCGGGAAGAAGGCCTGGATCCGGGCGAGCTCGAGCGGGCCTGGGCCGAGCTGGAGGGTGCGCCCGCCGCCACCCGGCGCGAGGGTGCCGGGGCGCTGCTCGACCGGGCAAGGGAACTCACGTCCGTCCACGATGACGGGGAGGCTCCGCTCCTGCTTGAGGGGCAACCGGCACCGTCCCTCGACCGCAGCGACCTGCTCCGCCGGCTGCACGCCGGCTGGACGGGACGCATGGCCGGGTGCCTGCTCGGCAAACCGGTCGAGAAGATCCCGCGCGAAGGGATCCGCGAACTGCTGCAGTCCGGTGGGCAGTGGCCGCTCGACGACTACTTCACCGCGCGGGGCATCCCGCACGAAGTGCTGGCGCGCTGGCCCTGGAACCGCGCGAGCGCCCCGACCAGCCTGCGCGAGACCATCACGTGCATGCCCGAGGACGACGACATCAACTACGCCATGCTGAACCTCGCCGTGCTGGAGGGCGCGGGCCTGGACTTCACGACCGAGGACGTCGCCACGGCGTGGCTGTCCATGATGCCGGTGCTGACCACCTTCACGGCCGAGCGCGTGGCGTACCAGAATCTGCTCGAGAAGCGGGAGCCGCCCGAAACCGCGCGGCACCGCAATCCATACCGGGAATGGATCGGCGCGCAGATCCGGGCCGACGTGTGGGGCTGGGCCGCGCCGGGGGATCCGGCGCTCGCGGCGGCGCTCGCGCGGCGCGACGCCCAGCTCAGCCACACCGGCAACGGCGTCTACGCGGAGATGTGGGTGGCCGCGATGGTGGCCGCGGCCTTCACCCACGCCGACGTCCGCGCGGTGGTGGAAGCGGGCCTGCGCGTCATTCCGCATGGCAGCCGCCTGGCCGAGGCCGTGCGCTTTGCTCTGGAACTGCCGGGGCAGACTCAGGACTGGGAAGGCGCGCTCGATCTCCTGCAGGCCCGCTACGGGCACTACCACTGGGTGCATGCCATCAACAACGCGGCGCTGGTGGCCGCGGCCCTGCTCTATGGGGACGGGGACTATTCCACGTCCATCTGCCTTGCCGTGATGGGCGGCTGGGACACCGACTGCAACGGGGCCACCGTGGGGTCGATCGTTGGCACGCTGACCGGCGAGGTTCCTGCACGCTGGAGCGACCCCCTGCGCGGCGAGGTGCGGTCCAGCCTGCGGGGCTTCGATCACGCGCGGATCGACGACCTCGCGGCCCGAACGTTGGCCGTGATTCCGCAGCCAGTGGCGGTGATCCGCTGA
- a CDS encoding ADP-ribosylglycohydrolase family protein, translating to MATSIEDGAMGCILGGAVGDALGGPTEGRTPEAIRARYGGDVVDFVGPFHEDWQTARPLSPLHKGDGHVTDDTLMVMALANVYGKVRGHLSAYDMADHLVAEIADVVTYVPEFERDTVLVNRLFYAEKYLLLRLRQAHVDPREAGVGNVVNCGAAMYMAPVGIVNAGHPAGAYQEAIEIAGAHQSSYGREAAGVLAAAVAEALRPGATVDSVVAACVALARDGTREAILAVTAAARNVHDWRAAIPVLRDAVRPFDSVGEDYRDPDLDARKPSRKRAIEELPVALGMLVATRGTYLDTVLGGVNYGRDSDSIASMGGAVAGALHGEQAIPAHWAAHIQERSRKDLRAVAVSLAAVAREVFEQDQAQFARRVAAFPGPPVAGTVPV from the coding sequence GTGGCCACGAGTATTGAGGACGGAGCCATGGGCTGCATTCTGGGCGGCGCGGTGGGTGACGCGCTGGGGGGGCCGACCGAGGGGCGGACGCCTGAGGCCATCCGCGCCCGGTACGGCGGCGACGTCGTGGACTTCGTGGGTCCCTTCCACGAGGACTGGCAGACGGCCCGGCCGCTGTCGCCCCTGCACAAGGGTGACGGGCACGTCACCGATGACACGCTGATGGTCATGGCGCTGGCCAACGTCTACGGGAAGGTGCGGGGGCACCTCAGCGCCTACGACATGGCCGATCACCTCGTCGCCGAGATCGCGGACGTGGTGACGTACGTGCCCGAGTTCGAGCGGGACACCGTGCTGGTCAATCGGCTGTTCTACGCGGAAAAGTACCTGCTGCTGCGCCTGCGCCAGGCCCATGTGGATCCCAGGGAGGCCGGCGTGGGCAACGTCGTGAACTGCGGCGCGGCGATGTACATGGCGCCGGTCGGCATCGTCAATGCCGGGCATCCCGCCGGGGCCTATCAGGAGGCCATCGAGATCGCCGGGGCCCATCAGTCCAGCTATGGGCGGGAGGCGGCCGGCGTGCTGGCCGCGGCAGTGGCCGAGGCGCTGCGGCCGGGCGCCACGGTCGACTCGGTCGTGGCCGCCTGCGTGGCCCTGGCGCGGGACGGCACCCGCGAGGCCATCCTGGCCGTCACCGCCGCGGCGCGGAACGTGCACGACTGGCGGGCCGCGATCCCTGTGCTGCGCGACGCCGTGCGTCCCTTCGACAGTGTGGGCGAGGACTACCGCGATCCTGACCTGGACGCCCGCAAGCCCAGCCGCAAGCGCGCCATCGAGGAACTGCCCGTAGCACTGGGCATGCTGGTCGCCACACGCGGCACGTACCTGGACACGGTGCTCGGCGGCGTGAACTACGGGCGGGATTCGGATTCCATCGCGAGTATGGGCGGCGCGGTCGCGGGAGCCCTGCACGGTGAGCAGGCCATCCCTGCCCACTGGGCCGCGCACATCCAGGAGCGCAGCCGCAAGGATCTGCGGGCCGTGGCCGTCTCGCTCGCTGCGGTCGCCCGCGAGGTGTTCGAGCAGGATCAAGCGCAGTTTGCCCGTCGCGTGGCCGCCTTTCCGGGCCCCCCGGTGGCCGGGACGGTGCCCGTGTGA
- a CDS encoding CaiB/BaiF CoA-transferase family protein, giving the protein MSGAGSDTPLPLAGLRVLDLSSLYAGPLIATNLGDFGADVIKVEHPRGDDARRWGLSKATERGEIPLWWKVISRNKRLLSLDLHLEADRETARELCAWADVVIENFRPGRLEGWNLGYDELSAVNPGLVLVRVTGFGQTGPLSAQPGFGTLAEAFSGFAFITGQPDGPPTLPPFGLADGVAALAGTSAVMMALYWRDARGGRGQVIDLSLYEPLFSILGPQTTEYEQTGTVQTRMGNRSRRTSPRNAYQTLDGRWVALSGGTQQIVDRMLVVIGRPELRADPRFSNAAARRANADELDALVADWIGAHDLDTVLGRFREIEAPIAPVYSIDQIVTDPHVLARQSVVSVPDDDLGSVLMPGVLPRLSATPGRIRHTGRTAIGADADEIYRDILHREPPERTDG; this is encoded by the coding sequence GTGAGCGGCGCCGGATCGGACACACCGCTCCCGCTGGCGGGCCTGCGTGTCCTTGACCTCTCGAGTCTGTATGCCGGGCCGCTGATCGCCACGAACCTCGGGGATTTCGGCGCGGACGTGATCAAGGTCGAGCATCCCCGCGGGGACGACGCGCGGCGCTGGGGCCTGTCCAAGGCCACCGAGCGCGGCGAGATTCCGCTGTGGTGGAAGGTCATCTCGCGCAACAAGCGGCTGCTCTCGCTCGACCTGCATCTCGAGGCCGACCGCGAGACGGCGCGGGAGCTCTGCGCGTGGGCGGACGTGGTCATTGAAAACTTCCGCCCCGGTCGGCTCGAGGGCTGGAACCTCGGCTACGACGAACTCAGCGCCGTGAATCCCGGGCTGGTGCTCGTCCGCGTCACCGGCTTCGGCCAGACCGGGCCGCTGAGCGCCCAGCCAGGCTTCGGGACGCTCGCGGAGGCCTTTTCCGGCTTTGCGTTCATCACCGGGCAGCCGGACGGCCCGCCGACCCTCCCCCCCTTCGGTCTGGCCGATGGCGTGGCGGCGCTGGCCGGCACCTCGGCCGTGATGATGGCGCTGTACTGGCGAGATGCGCGTGGCGGTCGCGGGCAGGTGATCGACCTGAGCCTGTACGAGCCTCTGTTCTCTATTCTGGGACCGCAAACCACCGAGTACGAGCAGACCGGCACGGTCCAGACAAGAATGGGCAACCGCTCGCGCCGCACGTCTCCGCGCAATGCCTACCAGACACTCGACGGTCGATGGGTCGCGCTGTCAGGGGGAACACAGCAGATCGTCGACCGCATGCTGGTCGTGATCGGCCGTCCCGAATTGCGCGCCGATCCCCGATTCTCCAACGCCGCCGCGCGCCGGGCGAACGCCGACGAACTCGATGCCCTGGTCGCCGACTGGATCGGGGCCCACGACCTGGACACCGTCCTGGGCCGGTTCCGCGAGATCGAGGCCCCCATCGCGCCGGTCTACAGCATCGATCAGATCGTCACGGATCCCCATGTGCTGGCCCGGCAGTCAGTGGTCTCGGTGCCGGACGACGATCTCGGATCGGTGCTGATGCCTGGCGTGCTTCCCCGGCTTTCCGCGACGCCGGGGCGCATCCGGCACACCGGCCGCACGGCCATCGGGGCCGACGCGGATGAGATCTACCGCGACATCCTGCACCGGGAGCCGCCGGAGCGGACGGATGGATGA